A section of the Leptospira kobayashii genome encodes:
- a CDS encoding class I SAM-dependent methyltransferase, whose translation MNSLSGALLMFENRLKKLKKDREKWSKRAGIQSYRIYDEDIPQVPVILDRYNDYFVLYDRSSLRFQNETEQEERFQEIGRIVRNSFGLEEENLFLKRRKKQKGKDQYEKLSDVSKEIWIEENDIQFLINLSDYLDTGLFLDHRITRKMVREKVKGKSVLNLFCYTGSFTAYAAAGGASSTVSIDLSKTYIEWAGKNLAKNGFNQRNHELLCTDVIKWIRDESKNPSRKKYDLIVLDPPTFSNSKKMSEEWDVQENHRNLLLTLLTKFLTDTGEIWFSTNFRKFEWRIPEEEWSERDFQCTDLSLASIPEDFRDKKIHKLYRIAPV comes from the coding sequence ATGAATTCTCTTTCCGGCGCGCTTCTTATGTTTGAGAACCGCCTAAAAAAACTTAAAAAAGATCGTGAGAAATGGTCCAAACGTGCAGGGATTCAGTCCTATCGCATTTATGATGAGGATATACCTCAGGTTCCGGTTATTTTGGACAGATATAACGATTATTTTGTGTTATATGATAGAAGTTCTTTGCGATTTCAAAATGAAACGGAACAGGAAGAACGATTTCAGGAAATAGGACGGATTGTCCGGAATTCCTTCGGATTGGAAGAGGAAAATCTTTTTTTAAAGAGAAGGAAGAAACAAAAAGGCAAAGATCAGTATGAAAAACTGTCCGATGTCTCCAAAGAAATTTGGATAGAAGAGAATGACATTCAATTTTTAATCAATTTATCGGATTATCTTGATACCGGCCTTTTTTTGGATCATCGTATAACAAGGAAAATGGTTAGAGAGAAGGTAAAAGGCAAATCGGTTCTGAATTTATTCTGTTATACCGGGTCTTTCACCGCATACGCCGCTGCAGGTGGGGCAAGTTCTACGGTTAGCATCGATTTGTCGAAGACCTATATCGAATGGGCCGGAAAAAATTTGGCAAAAAACGGTTTTAATCAAAGAAATCATGAACTTCTTTGTACGGATGTAATCAAATGGATTCGTGATGAGTCAAAAAACCCTTCTCGGAAAAAATACGATCTGATCGTTTTGGACCCGCCAACGTTTTCCAATAGTAAAAAAATGTCGGAAGAATGGGATGTTCAGGAAAACCATCGCAATTTGCTTTTGACTCTCTTGACAAAATTTCTAACGGATACGGGGGAGATTTGGTTTTCAACTAACTTTCGTAAGTTTGAGTGGAGAATTCCCGAAGAAGAATGGTCCGAGAGGGATTTTCAATGCACCGATTTATCTCTTGCTAGTATTCCTGAAGATTTTCGGGATAAAAAAATTCATAAATTATATCGTATTGCACCTGTTTAG
- a CDS encoding CCA tRNA nucleotidyltransferase, translating into MPVGLTHIPEPFRSHLQVLYKTLKNADFESYLVGGSVRDLCMGKVPKEYDLTTSAKPEDVKKLFRHVIETGIQHGTVTVVMEKVNYEITTFRIDKDYTDGRRPDHVEFGSSLSEDLKRRDFTMNALALNLETDELIDEHEGQVDIRNKLIRTIGDPVKRFSEDGLRPVRAMRFASVLGFSIEPNTRKAIEITKQITAKISVERLQEEIIKSFLGPKPSEMLKLLLEEGILSLFFPNFLSENIIPQNKSLLALDSVPKENPGFILGIWMFAIFPFATTTECEDFLKKLKFSNQLTKDALFFFSICQDLAKPLPQEDYEIRKYFLAPIAKHTNPRKMEPNEVFAGLKVVISKLNDKEGIRWFEKLFTIWQSKPPLLLSELVLNGKDIETLFPSLPKQKYGELLQFLLEMVWKDPINNQTALLTEHSAYFISKL; encoded by the coding sequence TTGCCAGTAGGCTTAACCCACATCCCGGAACCATTTCGGTCTCACCTCCAGGTTCTCTATAAAACTTTAAAAAACGCAGATTTCGAATCTTATCTTGTAGGAGGGTCCGTAAGGGATCTTTGTATGGGAAAGGTTCCCAAAGAATACGATCTCACCACTTCGGCAAAACCGGAAGATGTCAAAAAATTATTCCGACATGTGATAGAAACGGGGATCCAACACGGGACCGTCACCGTTGTGATGGAAAAAGTAAATTATGAAATCACAACCTTCCGGATAGACAAAGATTATACGGACGGCAGAAGGCCCGATCATGTGGAGTTCGGTTCGTCTCTCAGCGAAGATTTGAAGCGAAGGGATTTCACAATGAATGCTCTTGCTTTAAACCTGGAAACGGATGAATTGATCGATGAACATGAAGGCCAAGTCGACATTCGGAATAAATTGATCAGAACGATAGGAGATCCTGTCAAAAGATTTTCGGAAGACGGCCTCAGACCGGTTCGTGCCATGCGATTTGCCAGTGTATTGGGTTTTTCTATAGAACCAAACACTAGAAAGGCGATTGAAATTACAAAACAAATTACCGCAAAAATTTCGGTCGAACGTTTGCAGGAAGAAATCATAAAATCATTTCTGGGACCGAAACCTTCCGAAATGTTGAAATTGCTTTTGGAAGAAGGGATTCTCTCTCTTTTCTTTCCGAATTTCCTATCCGAAAACATTATACCGCAAAACAAAAGTTTATTGGCGTTGGATTCCGTTCCGAAAGAAAATCCGGGTTTTATATTAGGTATATGGATGTTTGCCATCTTTCCTTTTGCAACCACTACCGAATGTGAAGACTTCCTGAAAAAGCTGAAGTTCTCCAATCAATTGACCAAAGACGCATTATTCTTTTTTTCCATCTGCCAGGATCTGGCAAAACCTCTTCCTCAGGAAGATTATGAAATTCGCAAATACTTCTTGGCACCCATTGCCAAACATACGAATCCAAGAAAAATGGAACCAAATGAAGTATTCGCGGGTCTTAAAGTTGTCATCTCAAAGTTGAATGATAAGGAAGGAATCCGATGGTTTGAAAAACTATTTACCATTTGGCAATCCAAGCCTCCTCTTCTGCTTTCTGAGTTGGTTTTGAACGGAAAAGATATCGAAACCCTCTTTCCTTCCCTTCCCAAACAGAAATACGGAGAGCTACTGCAATTTCTCTTAGAGATGGTTTGGAAAGATCCAATAAACAATCAAACTGCCCTTCTAACCGAGCACTCTGCTTATTTTATAAGCAAACTGTAA
- a CDS encoding ABC transporter permease, translated as MKSEILRFVLFLILLSFIANFISTYRAKDREFLYADGGISETKKEEPNILFTIGTSYILFWKNIIWENGGKTQSGENIYSHIGSRILPSFHLALFAILFGSILGIVFSLTGLFFKSRFLFKSLGFLSEAILSTPVFVAAVILLLLFFYKWELFPPGGYESWNTYYVVLPGIALGMRVFARIYLFHSKEVWMESDSPYILLLKTRGYPWKHIVFKEIFIKVFPVTMILIVLDFGSLISGAMVVEEIFFFPGIGKSLFFSIKSMDTNLLSTLLLYTGIVFYILNRFAMQWQKKLSGEADYGSV; from the coding sequence GTGAAATCGGAAATTCTCCGTTTTGTTCTTTTCCTGATTTTGCTTAGCTTTATCGCCAATTTCATTTCCACCTATCGTGCGAAAGACAGAGAGTTTTTATACGCGGACGGCGGTATTTCGGAAACTAAAAAAGAAGAACCTAACATACTTTTTACGATCGGCACTTCCTATATATTGTTTTGGAAAAATATCATTTGGGAAAACGGGGGCAAAACTCAAAGCGGGGAAAATATCTATTCGCATATCGGCAGTAGAATCCTTCCTAGTTTTCATCTAGCTCTTTTTGCAATTCTCTTCGGATCGATTTTAGGAATTGTTTTTTCATTAACCGGGTTGTTTTTCAAGTCCAGGTTTTTGTTTAAGTCTTTGGGCTTTCTTTCTGAAGCGATTCTTTCCACTCCTGTATTCGTTGCCGCGGTGATTTTGTTATTGTTGTTTTTCTACAAATGGGAACTCTTTCCTCCTGGCGGGTACGAATCATGGAACACGTATTATGTGGTTTTGCCTGGAATCGCTTTGGGAATGCGGGTATTTGCAAGGATTTATCTGTTTCATTCCAAAGAGGTTTGGATGGAATCCGATTCTCCTTACATCTTACTTTTGAAGACGCGAGGTTATCCCTGGAAACATATCGTATTTAAGGAGATTTTTATCAAAGTTTTTCCCGTGACAATGATACTTATCGTTTTGGATTTCGGTTCTCTTATATCCGGAGCAATGGTAGTGGAGGAAATATTCTTTTTTCCCGGAATAGGGAAATCATTGTTTTTTTCGATCAAGTCGATGGATACTAATCTTCTTTCCACCTTACTCTTGTATACCGGTATTGTTTTTTATATTCTAAATCGTTTTGCCATGCAATGGCAGAAAAAATTGAGCGGAGAGGCGGATTATGGTTCTGTCTAA
- a CDS encoding Fur family transcriptional regulator, with protein MQDKQIMATGDPSNILKKIGLKVTKNREKVISILQDSRRPLNHQEIMEKLPKDESWDRVTIYRALADLEEKNILNSLHSTDRLTYFELKEEGGRTVSLAHGHLICNVCGKIECIDDPWNGIPSAKQLKGFSTDSVEIVFRGTCKSCQ; from the coding sequence ATGCAGGATAAACAAATTATGGCGACAGGCGATCCTTCCAATATTCTGAAAAAGATTGGTCTCAAAGTAACTAAGAATAGAGAAAAAGTCATATCCATTCTCCAAGATTCCAGAAGACCTCTGAATCACCAGGAGATCATGGAAAAATTGCCTAAAGACGAATCTTGGGACAGGGTTACCATTTATCGCGCCTTAGCTGATCTGGAAGAAAAAAATATTCTGAATTCTCTCCACTCTACCGACAGACTCACCTACTTTGAACTGAAAGAAGAAGGTGGACGAACCGTATCTTTGGCGCACGGACATTTAATTTGCAACGTATGCGGCAAAATCGAATGCATAGATGATCCATGGAACGGAATTCCATCCGCCAAACAACTGAAAGGTTTTTCAACTGACTCGGTGGAAATCGTTTTTCGAGGCACTTGTAAGTCTTGCCAGTAG
- a CDS encoding cellulose synthase family protein, with protein sequence MLTFLSFSFLAIYGIDILLLFYFGLHTYLMVFLYSRYKENCAEDETKLLSKSDKNLPTVTIQLPIFNEFYVIDRLIDAACAMEYPKDKLQIQVLDDSTDETIEKVRSLVHSYSGKGIWIEHLHRTNRRGHKAGALDEGMARAKGDFIAIFDADFTPEPDFLLRTMGYFQDPVIGVVQARWGHINENYNTLTKAQSFGIDGHFMIEQVARNGSGLWMNFNGTAGIWRRACIEDAGGWEHDTLTEDFDLSYRAELKGWKFRYIKDVVCKAEIPATMNAYKSQQFRWCKGSIQTAVKLIPRIWNAKEPWKIKAEAITHLINYSVHPLMIINILLTAPLLLMEYWAGFKLDDLPIEILFGSAAILSLGSLGPVIFYAYSQRELHKDWKGKLIYLPVLVMIGTGIAVVNTYAWLEAVFGVQSGFKRTPKLRIEGTGDNLKEKVKYVVPVDYRAILEFFMGGYCLFCIYVSFLVGKPYVIGFMVLYSIGFFTVSFLSVSESFWKFKPASKEEKEASALA encoded by the coding sequence ATGCTAACGTTTTTGTCATTTTCTTTCCTTGCCATCTATGGCATTGACATTCTTCTCCTTTTTTACTTCGGGTTACATACATACCTGATGGTTTTTCTTTATAGCCGCTATAAAGAAAATTGCGCGGAAGACGAGACCAAGTTATTATCCAAGTCCGACAAAAACCTACCTACTGTCACCATTCAACTACCAATCTTTAACGAATTTTATGTGATTGATCGTCTGATCGATGCTGCTTGTGCGATGGAATATCCCAAAGACAAATTGCAAATTCAAGTTTTAGATGATTCTACGGACGAGACGATTGAGAAAGTGAGATCTCTGGTTCATTCTTATTCCGGGAAAGGAATTTGGATCGAACATCTTCATCGCACAAACCGTCGCGGTCACAAAGCTGGCGCTTTGGATGAAGGTATGGCACGGGCAAAAGGCGATTTCATTGCTATATTTGATGCGGACTTTACTCCAGAGCCTGATTTTCTACTTCGTACCATGGGTTATTTCCAAGACCCTGTGATCGGGGTAGTGCAGGCACGTTGGGGTCATATTAACGAGAATTATAATACTCTTACAAAAGCGCAAAGCTTCGGAATCGACGGTCATTTTATGATCGAACAGGTTGCACGCAATGGTTCCGGTCTTTGGATGAACTTCAATGGAACTGCAGGTATTTGGCGCCGTGCATGTATTGAAGACGCGGGTGGTTGGGAACACGATACTCTTACGGAAGATTTCGATCTTTCTTATCGCGCCGAACTCAAAGGTTGGAAATTCCGTTATATCAAAGATGTGGTTTGTAAGGCGGAGATTCCTGCGACTATGAACGCTTACAAATCCCAACAGTTCCGTTGGTGCAAAGGTTCTATTCAAACAGCTGTTAAATTAATTCCGCGTATTTGGAACGCAAAAGAACCTTGGAAGATCAAAGCCGAGGCGATTACCCACTTGATTAATTATTCCGTTCATCCTTTGATGATCATCAATATTTTACTGACGGCTCCTCTACTACTTATGGAGTATTGGGCAGGATTCAAATTGGATGATCTCCCGATTGAGATTCTATTCGGATCGGCAGCGATCCTTTCTCTCGGATCTCTTGGCCCCGTGATTTTTTATGCATACTCCCAAAGAGAACTTCATAAAGACTGGAAAGGCAAATTGATCTACCTACCGGTTCTGGTTATGATCGGAACGGGAATTGCCGTTGTGAACACTTATGCTTGGCTCGAAGCGGTATTCGGGGTTCAGTCCGGTTTCAAACGCACTCCTAAACTTCGCATTGAAGGAACGGGCGACAATCTCAAGGAAAAAGTGAAATATGTGGTACCTGTGGACTACCGCGCCATCCTTGAATTTTTTATGGGTGGATATTGTTTATTCTGTATTTATGTTTCCTTTCTGGTAGGAAAACCGTATGTCATCGGATTTATGGTTCTCTATTCGATCGGATTTTTTACCGTTTCCTTTCTTTCCGTCTCAGAATCCTTCTGGAAGTTCAAGCCGGCCAGCAAAGAAGAAAAAGAGGCAAGTGCCCTCGCCTAA
- a CDS encoding PTS sugar transporter subunit IIA, translating into MNQLLEILEPKNIIFDFEASSKEEAIRKMISHMVGTSSLDPAYEEDIITSLLNREKSMSTGIGSGVAIPHCSVHYVNELKCSMAIAPKGIDFEALDHSLVQIFIMLIVPKNKFQDHIKTLALIAKTLNIPEEREKLIKARNFEEIQKAFLSPS; encoded by the coding sequence ATGAATCAACTCCTAGAGATTTTGGAGCCAAAAAATATTATTTTTGATTTCGAAGCCTCTTCTAAAGAAGAAGCAATTCGCAAAATGATTTCTCATATGGTAGGGACTTCCTCTTTGGATCCCGCGTACGAAGAAGATATTATTACCTCTCTCCTCAATCGTGAAAAATCCATGTCCACCGGTATCGGTAGCGGAGTTGCGATCCCGCATTGTTCCGTCCATTATGTGAACGAATTAAAATGTTCTATGGCGATTGCGCCCAAAGGAATTGATTTCGAAGCTTTGGATCATTCCTTAGTTCAGATTTTCATTATGCTGATTGTTCCTAAAAACAAATTTCAGGATCATATCAAAACATTAGCGCTCATTGCAAAAACTTTAAACATCCCAGAGGAAAGAGAGAAACTCATCAAAGCTAGAAATTTTGAAGAGATTCAAAAGGCATTTCTTTCTCCCTCCTAA
- a CDS encoding ABC transporter permease subunit: MVLSKISVRNLVRLLTFLSVILGVVLNVPPNYVQLTDVNLEPFQTWDHIFGCDRLGRDNFALFSYGALATVILCVPAKALTLIFASFFSFLSYIKEGRFSVLIESFSSVFLSLPSLLVALIIIGVFPETKLTIIFAIVLSDWAMNYESLQAKIREVKGSGYVSAAFAMGGKSNQIFLLHFLPALRILIEYLFLTGIPSVIMTTALFSYLGLDTGFFDWGPGLGEQISFSKDYFEKTPVSVVFPILGIIGLVYSFGRSEN, encoded by the coding sequence ATGGTTCTGTCTAAGATATCCGTTCGTAATTTGGTCCGACTTTTGACGTTTTTATCGGTCATTCTGGGAGTTGTCTTGAATGTACCGCCTAATTATGTTCAGTTGACAGATGTAAATCTTGAACCCTTTCAAACATGGGACCATATTTTCGGTTGTGATCGTCTCGGACGTGACAATTTCGCGCTTTTTTCCTATGGGGCATTAGCGACTGTTATTTTGTGCGTCCCTGCAAAGGCTTTGACTTTGATCTTTGCTTCGTTTTTTTCGTTTTTGTCTTATATCAAGGAAGGACGTTTTTCCGTTTTGATCGAATCTTTCTCTTCGGTTTTTTTATCTTTGCCTTCCTTACTTGTAGCATTGATCATTATCGGTGTTTTTCCGGAAACAAAACTAACCATCATATTTGCAATCGTACTATCCGACTGGGCCATGAATTACGAATCCTTGCAGGCAAAAATCAGAGAGGTGAAAGGAAGCGGGTATGTTTCGGCGGCATTTGCGATGGGCGGTAAATCGAATCAAATATTTTTGTTACATTTTTTACCAGCACTTAGAATCCTGATTGAATACTTATTTTTGACCGGGATTCCCTCTGTAATTATGACTACGGCACTTTTTTCTTATCTAGGACTTGATACCGGTTTTTTCGATTGGGGGCCGGGACTTGGAGAACAGATTTCTTTTTCCAAAGATTATTTCGAAAAAACTCCTGTTTCTGTTGTTTTTCCCATATTGGGAATCATCGGTTTGGTTTATTCTTTCGGTCGAAGCGAGAATTAA
- a CDS encoding motility protein A, which yields MHPTILGIIAAILSVIVAILIEGASFRSFLHLPAFLLIVGGTLGATIASFSLSQLGRAIRDLRNSLFEKEPLDLQSIFFKFWEKARKEGLLSLEEEAKRLQHPFLQKGIQLIVDGSDPRTIEEILWEAHEESEKKDLRSAKVFETAAGFSPTIGIIGTVLGLVTVLENLEGGTRVLGQGIATAFIATFYGIAFANLIFLPLAYQLRSFSKKQSNERQAIFRGVLALQSGENRRILAERIEPFLDK from the coding sequence ATGCACCCAACTATACTAGGAATCATTGCCGCCATACTTTCCGTCATCGTTGCGATCTTAATCGAAGGAGCATCTTTCCGTTCGTTCCTGCATCTTCCCGCCTTCTTACTGATAGTTGGCGGAACTTTAGGCGCCACCATCGCTTCTTTTTCGCTTTCGCAGTTAGGCCGGGCGATACGCGATTTGAGAAATTCCCTTTTTGAAAAGGAACCTCTCGACTTACAATCCATCTTTTTTAAATTTTGGGAGAAGGCCAGGAAAGAAGGGCTTCTTTCTTTGGAAGAAGAAGCAAAACGATTGCAACATCCCTTTCTTCAAAAAGGAATTCAATTGATTGTGGATGGTTCCGATCCGCGCACCATCGAAGAAATCCTTTGGGAAGCACATGAAGAATCCGAAAAAAAAGACCTTCGTTCCGCAAAAGTTTTTGAAACGGCTGCGGGATTTTCTCCCACAATCGGAATCATTGGAACCGTCCTCGGGCTTGTAACTGTTCTTGAAAACCTAGAAGGTGGAACACGTGTTTTGGGGCAAGGAATTGCAACCGCTTTTATCGCGACATTTTACGGAATCGCATTTGCCAATCTCATCTTTCTTCCGTTAGCTTACCAGCTTCGCTCATTCTCCAAAAAACAGAGTAACGAAAGACAGGCGATTTTTCGCGGAGTTCTTGCTTTGCAATCCGGTGAAAACAGAAGGATTTTGGCGGAGAGAATTGAACCTTTTTTAGATAAGTAA
- a CDS encoding 4Fe-4S dicluster domain-containing protein: MFFPRLPRTFTRKFHKAENKRERTIQGSFLIAVPSGSKITEIYPKRVSLGEVLIDSGALRILAPVNGVATLTEDGTHFQIKQDGVWKTSSPFQNRNYSFAEVLEKFVEGALASLDFPNLSLLKLFSSFSPENHFKIVISPFTRYNHLSFDEMIVAEMKEPLDQFLLLLKSTFPKAEILSHIDSGKIPYSHPLGIPEFFIHKITGEDIPSVNEQIQNNRILFLGPETIYHILRSLYYDEPFTRRHLSVCLVDRKGRMDTESRQFLLTNGQSLDFIRQNNDKRYKVASFQSMFDSVNALDINSLGNFNIYEHYLLLLYERLPVVRNEFACIDCNECNTYCPTNANPFALVKKRFEDFEKESCIECGICTVYCPSGIDIRSRILEVKGL; this comes from the coding sequence GTGTTTTTCCCAAGACTTCCTCGAACATTTACCCGGAAGTTTCACAAAGCTGAAAACAAAAGAGAACGGACGATCCAGGGAAGTTTCCTAATCGCCGTTCCTTCGGGGAGCAAAATTACAGAAATCTATCCGAAAAGGGTCAGCCTTGGAGAAGTTTTAATTGATTCAGGTGCCTTGCGCATCCTTGCTCCCGTGAATGGGGTCGCCACTCTCACTGAAGACGGGACCCATTTTCAAATCAAACAAGATGGGGTTTGGAAAACCAGCTCCCCTTTCCAAAACAGAAATTATTCGTTTGCCGAAGTATTGGAAAAATTCGTAGAAGGAGCACTTGCTTCTCTCGATTTTCCGAATTTATCCTTACTCAAACTTTTCTCTTCCTTTTCTCCCGAAAATCATTTCAAAATAGTAATCTCACCTTTCACCCGTTATAATCATCTTTCTTTTGATGAGATGATTGTCGCTGAGATGAAGGAACCTCTGGATCAGTTTCTGTTGCTTTTAAAGTCCACTTTTCCCAAGGCAGAGATTTTAAGCCATATTGACTCCGGCAAAATTCCCTATTCGCATCCATTGGGGATTCCCGAATTTTTTATTCATAAAATCACGGGAGAGGACATTCCTTCCGTGAATGAACAGATTCAAAACAATCGGATTTTGTTTTTGGGTCCTGAAACGATTTATCATATTTTGCGTTCCTTATATTATGACGAACCGTTTACCAGGCGCCATCTATCTGTCTGTTTGGTGGATAGAAAGGGAAGAATGGATACCGAATCGAGACAGTTCCTTTTGACCAACGGGCAATCCCTTGATTTTATCCGCCAAAACAATGATAAAAGGTATAAAGTCGCAAGTTTTCAGAGTATGTTTGATTCCGTAAATGCACTGGATATCAATTCGTTAGGCAATTTTAATATATACGAACATTATTTACTTTTATTATACGAACGTCTTCCCGTTGTTCGTAACGAATTTGCCTGTATCGATTGCAACGAATGCAATACTTATTGCCCTACAAATGCAAATCCGTTTGCACTTGTAAAAAAAAGATTCGAGGACTTCGAGAAAGAGTCCTGCATTGAGTGCGGAATCTGCACTGTTTACTGTCCTTCCGGAATTGATATACGATCCAGGATCTTAGAGGTGAAAGGACTTTAA
- a CDS encoding ribonuclease HI family protein, which yields MSEKDLLYIYCDGSSRGNPGPAAIGVSGQTRDGKEIFFISESIGNATNNVAEWGALHRGMEKALQLGETKVQFKLDSELVVKQMKGEYKVKNKDLLQYKIACEKLKPGFEFFEIKYIPREQNSRADALANLAQDAKQ from the coding sequence ATGAGCGAGAAAGATCTGCTTTATATTTACTGCGACGGATCCTCACGAGGAAATCCCGGTCCGGCGGCAATCGGTGTTTCCGGCCAAACCAGAGACGGTAAAGAAATATTTTTCATTTCAGAGTCGATAGGAAATGCAACTAACAATGTTGCAGAATGGGGTGCTTTGCACCGAGGAATGGAAAAGGCTCTACAGCTAGGAGAAACCAAAGTTCAATTCAAATTGGATTCGGAACTTGTCGTAAAACAAATGAAAGGTGAATATAAAGTAAAGAACAAAGACTTGCTTCAATACAAAATCGCCTGTGAGAAATTAAAACCCGGCTTTGAATTTTTTGAAATCAAATACATACCGAGAGAACAAAACTCCAGAGCGGATGCCCTTGCCAATTTAGCACAAGACGCAAAACAATGA
- a CDS encoding outer membrane beta-barrel protein, with product MRNKYTLLATTVVILFSQTSIFSQDKKEKEKSWYDLVNFSGYVDVYYNYTTNNRQGATQDTAGTFHTYNKQFAVNAVKLSMEKIADKESPWGFRLDMQNGQNNMYQERPYQTTNSLHNMQLLQQAYVSAYFNVLKGLTVDVGKMATHIGLELLDSKDNIAYTIGYVFFNTIPFIHTGARANLQVTEKLSTSLYVYNSAQGTGYTGNGQQFGYNGLAVYGDATTTSSLTSTQQHAYADGPNPTRAIGTQVKYAFSDKFTAVWNTLSANDNIQGRQDNALYYASNYAGTTIPKQSRFNTDHWLLQNVILIFKPTDKLTTIFDYTYGERAGQTNTAAYGYEAAGGGITRQKLIDNLPGITIAELDPGLVAAGFGNGTPLNRENRIKRVYQTYQFQAKYQFTDMFALGVRAEYLDDKRYGGSLAVNPPLFALTPVDRYDLKWQENIGARAASNYGQIKTFTLTPTINLTENLQVKIDLRRDWGPGQQFVDLAGRPASHQNGIIIGAVAKF from the coding sequence ATGAGAAATAAATATACTCTCTTAGCAACCACGGTTGTGATTCTATTCAGCCAGACTTCGATCTTTTCCCAAGACAAAAAGGAAAAAGAAAAGTCATGGTACGACCTAGTCAATTTTTCCGGTTACGTGGATGTGTATTACAACTACACTACCAACAACCGGCAAGGTGCGACTCAAGATACGGCAGGAACTTTTCATACGTATAACAAACAATTTGCGGTAAACGCAGTTAAGTTGTCTATGGAAAAGATTGCAGATAAAGAAAGCCCATGGGGTTTTCGATTAGATATGCAAAACGGGCAAAACAACATGTACCAAGAGCGTCCTTACCAAACGACTAACTCTTTGCACAATATGCAATTGCTCCAACAAGCTTACGTATCTGCATACTTCAACGTATTGAAAGGTTTGACAGTTGACGTCGGTAAGATGGCAACACACATCGGACTGGAACTTTTGGATTCGAAAGACAACATTGCCTACACCATTGGGTATGTGTTCTTTAACACAATCCCCTTTATCCATACCGGTGCGAGAGCGAACTTACAAGTAACTGAAAAACTTTCCACATCATTGTATGTTTACAATAGTGCGCAAGGAACAGGATACACTGGAAACGGACAACAGTTCGGTTACAATGGTCTTGCAGTTTACGGTGATGCTACCACTACATCCAGCTTAACAAGCACTCAACAACATGCTTATGCAGACGGTCCGAACCCTACCAGAGCGATCGGAACACAAGTCAAGTATGCTTTCAGTGACAAGTTTACTGCTGTATGGAACACATTAAGCGCAAACGATAACATCCAAGGTAGACAAGACAATGCTCTTTACTATGCTAGTAACTATGCTGGAACTACCATTCCAAAACAATCCCGTTTCAATACAGACCATTGGTTGTTGCAAAACGTAATTCTGATCTTCAAACCGACTGACAAATTGACTACGATCTTCGACTATACTTACGGTGAAAGAGCTGGTCAAACAAACACTGCGGCGTACGGATATGAGGCTGCTGGTGGTGGTATCACCAGACAAAAACTTATCGACAACTTACCGGGAATTACAATTGCAGAATTGGATCCGGGCTTAGTGGCTGCAGGTTTCGGAAACGGTACACCATTGAATCGTGAAAACAGAATCAAACGAGTATACCAAACTTACCAATTCCAAGCGAAATATCAGTTCACTGATATGTTTGCTTTAGGAGTAAGAGCGGAGTATTTGGATGACAAACGTTACGGTGGATCTTTGGCGGTAAACCCTCCACTATTCGCACTTACACCTGTAGATCGTTATGACCTCAAGTGGCAAGAAAACATCGGTGCACGTGCTGCAAGTAACTACGGTCAAATCAAAACTTTCACACTCACACCTACGATCAACCTAACGGAAAACCTCCAAGTTAAGATTGACTTGAGAAGAGACTGGGGTCCGGGTCAACAATTCGTAGACTTGGCGGGAAGACCAGCTTCTCATCAAAACGGAATTATCATTGGTGCGGTTGCGAAGTTTTAA